A region of the Primulina eburnea isolate SZY01 chromosome 7, ASM2296580v1, whole genome shotgun sequence genome:
ATTAAGCTAGTGCGTACTCTCTTTAAATACAATTGATTAACTGTAGTTATCATTTAGCAAGCATGTTTCCTCGGTAAAATTGGGAAGTTTGATAGGGTAAttatgaggttccaactccaaGAAAATCTATAAAGAGAGGCGTCGCCGTAATACTGTTCTGAAAACGGCATGTTTCCTGGTACTCATCTGAAACCTGCAGTGATGCCTGagcaaaatatattttagaTGATGAAACAGAAATATCGTTCTGTATCTTTTCTCCGAGCTGTGGCCATCGCCTTTCCTCCCAGCCTGCCAGTCGTCAGCAAAACATTCATTTCGTCGGTAAAATATTTCGATCCATACACATGCATGTTTTCTATATCTACATACGTTACTGCAAGAAAGGGCAATTCAACCAAAATTTCGTACTTTaaatcaacaaaaatataatctatCAAGGCGGAGATCAGTATGGAGCGAGGAGTGAAATTGGGTACTTAATCCAGATCAACTATACATTGATGCAAATCGACATGAAATGACCTGCTGGGGTGCTATCTAAGGTTTAGTGGGGATAGTGAAAGAAGAATGGCAAGCCCCATCTATCCTGTACGTTTTCCTCTTAACAATGTGAATGCTGTATAGTATATATCGATCGTTTCATCTGATGCTGGTATGTGAAACCCTTACCAGGAAACCTGGAAAGCGGACGAATGGCATGACTTGACTCCAATATCTGTACTCCGGGATCGATATGCTTTCTGGAAACGAAGCTAGGAGTCCGTGCAACACTAGATTTTGAGTATTCATCCATCAATAGTGCAGACGGCGTACTCCGTTTTCTTTTCATGCTAGATTTTGAAAACTCTCTATATTTCCGAGCCGTTACAACATGCCAGTGATTCTTCACCGCGTTATCTGTTCTGCCTGGAAAAAGCTTGGAAATCAGGGCCCATTTGTTTCCATATTCTCTTTGAGCTTCCATTAGTGTTTCCTCTTCTTCTTCACTGAAAGCTCCTCTGTTGATCTTTGGGTTAAGCTGATTATACCATCTTAATCTACAGCTTTTACCTACAAACCAACCATTACTCAGGCTAAAGATTCATATACATACATAtgattgtatgtatatatatatatatatatatatatatatatatatatatatatatatatatataggttagCGTGCAGTTACTCCTCAGTTAATTATCACCTGATCTTCCTTGTAGTTTCTCGGCTATGAGGTTCCAGTTCTGAGGACCATGCATGGCAACAAGTTCTCTCAGCTTGGCGTCTTCTGAAGTTTTCCAGTGCCCTCTAGAACATACTTTTGGCTTCCCAGTTTTGGGTTTCTTGCTAAAATTTTCGCTAGGGTTTCCTCGATCACGAATGAAATTTGTGCAAGTTGTTGCACTTCTGAGCACATCTGCTTCTGGGTTTTCATCGGAGAGTTCAAAGCATCCATTCCTCATAACAAAGTAGCATCTTCCTGCAGTATTTAACTCCCTATGGCCTTCGATCGAGACGACGGCGGATACGCCACCAGTTTGCTGATGCTGCTGCATGGAGCCTGTATACAAGAAAATGAAGTTGCAATGATTCGAGAGATCACACGCAAATTGGAGTTTTATAAAATTACGGTGTCGGATTAATTTGCATCACAGAGATTGGGAGGAGTTAGTGATCCAGGGAGGGCCTGGTGGTTTTCACCGACTGGCCAGTAGGGATGACTCCTACTTTGACTTGTTCTCTCCCCCTCCATAAATGCAGTGGTAGGATTATAATGCACCAAAAATGGGTGCAGTCTTTTACGCATTTTTTCCCTACTGGTCATGCATGAAGAAAATtctattatttattttgattaaatGAGATATATTTCAATGCATAACTTGTTCTAAAATTTTAATGATCTGCatacaaataaatattataaggTTTTTGCCTTT
Encoded here:
- the LOC140835927 gene encoding transcription factor MYB117-like, whose amino-acid sequence is MQQHQQTGGVSAVVSIEGHRELNTAGRCYFVMRNGCFELSDENPEADVLRSATTCTNFIRDRGNPSENFSKKPKTGKPKVCSRGHWKTSEDAKLRELVAMHGPQNWNLIAEKLQGRSGKSCRLRWYNQLNPKINRGAFSEEEEETLMEAQREYGNKWALISKLFPGRTDNAVKNHWHVVTARKYREFSKSSMKRKRSTPSALLMDEYSKSSVARTPSFVSRKHIDPGVQILESSHAIRPLSRFPGWEERRWPQLGEKIQNDISVSSSKIYFAQASLQVSDEYQETCRFQNSITATPLFIDFLGVGTS